In Mus musculus strain C57BL/6J chromosome 1, GRCm38.p6 C57BL/6J, a single genomic region encodes these proteins:
- the Serpinb8 gene encoding serpin B8 isoform X2, which translates to MYFKGKWKAQFDRKYTRGMPFKTNQEKKTVQMMFKHAKFKMGHVDEVNMQVLALPYAEEELSMVILLPDESTDLAVVEKALTYEKLRAWTNPETLTESQVQVFLPRLKLEESYDLETVLQNLGMTDAFEETRADFSGMTTKKNVPVSKVAHKCFVEVNEEGTEAAAATAVIRNARCCRTEPRFCADHPFLFFIWHHKTSSILFCGRFSSP; encoded by the exons ATGTATTTCAAAGGGAAGTGGAAGGCTCAGTTTGACCGAAAGTACACGAGAGGCATGCCCTTTAAAACTAATCAG gaGAAAAAAACAGTGCAGATGATGTTCAAGCATGCTAAATTTAAGATGGGGCATGTGGACGAGGTGAACATGCAGGTTCTGGCTCTGCCCTATGCCGAGGAAGAGCTGAGCATGGTCATTCTCCTTCCTGATGAAAGCACTGATCTCGCCGTG GTGGAAAAAGCACTTACATATGAGAAGCTTAGAGCCTGGACAAACCCAGAAACCCTGACAGAAAGTCAAGTGCAAGTCTTTTTACCCAGATTAAAGCTGGAGGAGAGTTACGACCTGGAAACTGTACTTCAGAATTTGGGAATGACAGATGCCTTTGAGGAAACAAGGGCTGACTTCTCTGGCATGACAACTAAGAAGAATGTGCCCGTGTCCAAGGTTGCCCACAAGTGCTTTGTGGAGGTCAATGAGGAAGGCACCGAAGCAGCTGCGGCCACTGCAGTGATTAGGAACGCCCGGTGCTGTAGAACAGAACCAAGGTTCTGTGCTGACCACccattccttttctttatctGGCACCACAAAACCAGTAGCATCTTGTTCTGTGGCAGGTTCTCTTCTCCATAA